In one window of Thermus aquaticus DNA:
- a CDS encoding cysteine desulfurase family protein, with the protein MVYLDYAATTPVDPEVLEAMREVEGVFGNPSSVHRFGQEARRVLEGARERVATLLGVRPREVVFTASGSEADALAVLGVALARGKGHVVSTAVEHAALLGALRLLERLGFAVTYLKPDPLGMVYPEQVAEALRPDTFLVSVMAANNELGNLYPVRAMAEVAHAHGALFHTDAVQAIGQVPFRVDEVGADLVSLSAHKFYGPKGIGALLVRHGVELFPLVPGKQEGGRRGGTPSPLLAHGLAVALEKALRLLPEESQRLLALRARLEAGLLSVEGVELNGHPKERLPKLVNVTVKGADGEALLLAMDLLGVAVSSGSACSAGSLEPSHVLLATGRSREEARASLRFSLGRFTTLEEVDRAIEAFREAVRRARA; encoded by the coding sequence ATGGTCTACCTGGACTACGCCGCAACCACGCCCGTTGACCCCGAGGTCCTCGAGGCCATGCGGGAGGTGGAGGGGGTCTTCGGCAACCCCTCTAGCGTCCACCGCTTTGGCCAGGAGGCCAGGAGGGTCCTGGAGGGGGCCAGGGAGAGGGTGGCAACCCTCCTTGGGGTGCGCCCCCGGGAGGTGGTCTTCACCGCCTCGGGCTCGGAGGCCGATGCCCTGGCCGTCCTGGGGGTGGCCCTGGCCCGGGGCAAAGGCCACGTGGTCAGCACGGCGGTGGAGCACGCTGCCCTTCTGGGGGCCTTGCGGCTTCTGGAGAGGCTTGGCTTCGCCGTCACCTACCTGAAGCCGGACCCCCTGGGCATGGTCTACCCGGAGCAGGTGGCCGAGGCCCTCCGCCCCGACACCTTTTTGGTGAGCGTCATGGCCGCCAACAACGAGCTGGGGAACCTCTACCCGGTGAGGGCCATGGCCGAGGTGGCCCACGCCCACGGGGCCCTCTTCCACACCGACGCGGTGCAGGCCATAGGCCAGGTGCCCTTCCGCGTGGACGAGGTGGGGGCGGACCTGGTCTCCCTGAGCGCCCACAAGTTCTACGGGCCCAAGGGGATCGGGGCCCTTTTGGTGCGCCACGGGGTGGAGCTATTCCCCTTGGTGCCGGGGAAGCAGGAGGGGGGGAGGCGGGGAGGGACGCCAAGCCCCCTCCTGGCCCACGGCCTGGCGGTGGCCCTGGAGAAGGCCTTGAGGCTCCTTCCCGAGGAGAGCCAAAGGCTCCTCGCCCTGAGGGCGCGCCTCGAGGCCGGGCTTCTTTCCGTGGAGGGCGTGGAGCTGAACGGCCACCCCAAGGAGCGCCTGCCCAAGCTGGTGAACGTCACGGTGAAGGGGGCGGATGGGGAGGCGTTGCTCCTCGCCATGGACCTCCTGGGGGTGGCGGTCTCCTCGGGCTCCGCCTGCTCAGCGGGAAGCCTGGAGCCCTCCCACGTCCTCCTGGCCACAGGCCGCTCCCGGGAGGAGGCCCGGGCCTCCTTGCGCTTCTCCCTGGGGCGCTTCACCACCCTGGAGGAGGTGGACCGGGCCATAGAGGCCTTCCGGGAAGCGGTGCGCCGGGCCCGGGCTTAA
- a CDS encoding long-chain-fatty-acid--CoA ligase has product MVKEKPWLAHYDPSVPHEVEVPSIPLWRFLEDSARRFPNNVALEFLGKTLTYKELWDLSLRFARGLKELGIKPGDRVAVMLPNTPQFVIAFFGTLLAGGVGVNVNPLYTPRELRHQLQDAGAETLVILDHLLPRFLEVERETPVKRVVVTGIKDFLPFPKNLLYPLKARKDRLPLGFPRREGLHAFLDLLKRPPATPHASDPEDLALLQYTGGTTGISKGAMLTHKNLVANVLQIDAWDSTSRDLLGKGVMLGALPFFHVYGMTVAMNYGLYSGYKIVLLPRPEIHAVVEAIEKHQVTHFPGVPTLYVAFNNFPGIEKRNVKSIRICLSGAAPLPVEVAKRFEEITGARLLEGYGLSEASPVTHSNPVLGPIKKGSIGMPLPSVEAKVVDEEGKEVPLGEVGELIVKGPNVMKGYWNRPEETQKALKDGWLFTGDLARMDEDGYFYIVDRKKDMIIAGGYNIYPREVEEVLYGHEAVQEAAVVGVPDPYRGETVAAFIVLKEAYRGKVTEKDIEAFCRANLAAYKVPRIIQFREGLPKSSVGKILRRELRDEFAKKA; this is encoded by the coding sequence ATGGTGAAGGAGAAACCCTGGCTGGCCCACTACGATCCCAGCGTGCCCCACGAGGTGGAGGTCCCCTCCATTCCCCTATGGCGTTTCCTGGAGGACAGCGCCCGCCGCTTTCCCAACAACGTAGCCCTGGAGTTTCTGGGCAAGACCCTGACCTACAAGGAGCTCTGGGACCTCTCCCTACGCTTCGCCCGGGGGCTAAAGGAACTGGGGATAAAACCCGGCGACCGGGTGGCCGTCATGCTCCCCAACACCCCCCAGTTCGTCATCGCTTTCTTTGGCACCCTCTTAGCGGGGGGCGTGGGGGTCAACGTCAACCCCCTCTACACCCCGAGGGAACTGAGGCACCAGCTCCAGGACGCCGGGGCCGAAACCCTCGTCATCCTGGACCACCTCCTGCCCCGCTTCCTGGAAGTGGAACGGGAGACCCCGGTGAAACGAGTGGTGGTCACGGGGATCAAGGACTTCCTCCCCTTCCCCAAGAACCTCCTCTACCCCCTGAAGGCCAGGAAGGACCGGCTCCCCCTGGGCTTCCCCAGGCGGGAAGGCCTCCACGCCTTTTTGGACCTCCTGAAGCGCCCCCCCGCCACCCCCCACGCCTCGGACCCCGAGGACCTGGCCCTTTTGCAGTACACCGGGGGGACCACGGGGATCTCCAAGGGCGCCATGCTGACCCACAAAAACCTGGTGGCCAACGTCCTGCAGATTGACGCCTGGGACTCCACCTCCCGGGACCTTCTGGGCAAGGGGGTCATGCTGGGGGCTTTGCCCTTCTTCCACGTCTACGGCATGACCGTGGCCATGAACTACGGCCTCTATTCCGGGTACAAGATCGTCCTCCTGCCCAGGCCCGAGATCCACGCCGTGGTGGAGGCCATTGAGAAGCACCAGGTGACCCACTTCCCCGGCGTCCCCACCCTCTACGTGGCCTTCAACAACTTCCCCGGGATTGAGAAGCGGAACGTCAAGAGCATCCGCATCTGCCTCTCGGGAGCGGCGCCCTTACCGGTGGAGGTGGCCAAGCGCTTTGAGGAGATCACCGGGGCCCGGCTCCTCGAGGGCTACGGCCTCTCCGAGGCCAGCCCCGTGACCCACTCCAACCCCGTGCTGGGGCCCATCAAGAAGGGCTCCATTGGCATGCCTCTGCCCAGCGTGGAGGCCAAGGTGGTGGACGAGGAGGGTAAGGAGGTGCCCCTGGGGGAGGTGGGCGAGCTCATCGTCAAGGGCCCCAACGTCATGAAGGGCTACTGGAACCGGCCGGAGGAAACCCAAAAGGCCCTCAAGGACGGCTGGCTCTTCACCGGCGACCTGGCCCGCATGGATGAGGACGGCTACTTCTACATCGTGGACCGCAAAAAGGACATGATCATCGCCGGCGGGTACAACATCTACCCCCGCGAGGTGGAAGAGGTCCTCTACGGGCACGAGGCCGTCCAGGAGGCCGCCGTGGTGGGCGTCCCCGACCCCTACCGCGGGGAGACCGTGGCCGCCTTCATCGTCCTCAAGGAAGCGTACCGGGGCAAGGTCACGGAAAAGGACATTGAGGCCTTCTGCCGGGCAAACCTGGCCGCCTACAAGGTCCCCCGCATCATCCAGTTCCGGGAGGGCCTCCCCAAGTCCAGCGTGGGGAAGATCCTGAGACGGGAGCTTAGGGACGAGTTCGCCAAAAAGGCCTAG
- a CDS encoding phosphoribosyltransferase: protein MRFRDRRHAGALLSEALKPLGLERPVVLGIPRGGVVVADEVARRLGGELDVVLVRKVGAPGNPEFALGAVGERGELILKPYALQYADQSYLEREAARQKEVIRKRAERYRKVRPKVSLKGRDVVLVDDGIATGATMETALSVVLAEEPRRVVVAVPVASPDAVERLKERAEALALSTPPDFAAVGAYYMDFGEVTDEDVEALLLQWAA from the coding sequence ATGCGCTTCCGCGATCGTCGGCATGCCGGTGCCCTTCTTTCCGAGGCCCTAAAGCCCCTGGGCTTGGAGCGTCCCGTGGTCCTGGGGATTCCCCGGGGTGGGGTGGTGGTGGCGGACGAGGTGGCCAGGCGCCTTGGGGGGGAGCTGGACGTGGTCCTGGTGCGCAAGGTGGGGGCCCCCGGCAACCCGGAGTTCGCCCTGGGGGCGGTGGGGGAGAGGGGGGAGCTCATCCTCAAGCCCTACGCCCTCCAGTACGCCGACCAAAGCTACCTGGAAAGGGAGGCGGCCAGGCAGAAGGAGGTGATCCGCAAGCGGGCGGAGCGCTACCGGAAGGTCCGGCCCAAGGTTTCCCTGAAGGGCCGGGACGTGGTCCTGGTGGACGATGGCATAGCCACCGGGGCCACCATGGAGACCGCCCTCAGCGTGGTCCTGGCCGAAGAGCCCAGGAGGGTGGTGGTGGCCGTGCCCGTGGCCAGCCCCGATGCGGTGGAGAGGCTAAAGGAGAGGGCGGAGGCTCTGGCCCTTTCTACCCCTCCCGACTTTGCCGCGGTGGGAGCCTACTACATGGACTTCGGCGAGGTGACGGACGAGGACGTGGAGGCCCTTCTGCTACAATGGGCGGCATGA
- a CDS encoding cupin domain-containing protein, translated as MGGMKPVVKQAAGLEARPVERGEKAFIQVLIGPEDGAPHFILRKFTLLPGGRIPKHKHPTIEHEQYVLSGRMKVLLGDEVREVQAGQTVFIPPETPHAYVNEGEEPVEFLCIIPKTSAYATEWLE; from the coding sequence ATGGGCGGCATGAAGCCCGTGGTCAAGCAGGCGGCGGGCCTCGAGGCCCGCCCGGTGGAGCGGGGGGAGAAGGCCTTCATCCAGGTCCTCATCGGCCCCGAGGACGGCGCCCCCCACTTCATCCTCCGCAAGTTCACCCTTCTGCCCGGGGGGCGCATCCCCAAGCACAAGCACCCCACCATTGAGCACGAGCAGTACGTCCTCTCCGGCCGGATGAAAGTGCTTCTGGGGGACGAGGTGCGGGAGGTCCAGGCCGGGCAGACCGTCTTCATCCCCCCGGAGACCCCCCACGCCTACGTCAACGAGGGCGAGGAGCCCGTGGAGTTCCTCTGCATCATCCCCAAGACCAGCGCCTACGCCACGGAGTGGCTGGAGTGA
- a CDS encoding ABC transporter permease: MRREGSPWTGLWAVFFKEMADHLSGLRMRILEGLILLSALAAVYTGSQALRQTVGEDPYLYLKLLTTAQDPLPSFVGFLSFFVPLAAIALAFDAVNGEYARGTLSRVLSQPIYRDALLFGKFLAGLGTLAVMLLALLLLVLGLGVFTLGVPPGGEEVGRILFFFLATLAYAGVWLALGLLFSVLFRQPATAALAAIGVWLFFAVFFPILTDLAASAFLLQADPFDPESQLRQANLALWFSRLSPNTLFAEALTAILNPAVRSLGPILITQLEGAVLGTPLPLGQSLLLVWPQLTGLFALAVLLFTLAYVAFQRQEVRA; encoded by the coding sequence ATGCGGCGTGAGGGTTCCCCCTGGACCGGGCTCTGGGCCGTCTTTTTCAAGGAGATGGCCGACCACCTCTCGGGGCTCAGGATGCGGATCCTCGAGGGCCTGATCCTCCTCTCCGCCCTGGCCGCCGTCTACACCGGGAGCCAGGCCCTGCGCCAAACGGTGGGAGAGGACCCCTACCTCTACCTGAAGCTCCTCACCACCGCCCAGGACCCCCTGCCCTCCTTCGTGGGCTTCCTCTCCTTCTTCGTGCCCCTGGCGGCCATCGCCCTGGCCTTTGACGCCGTGAACGGCGAGTACGCCCGGGGCACCCTCTCCCGGGTCCTCTCCCAGCCCATCTACCGGGATGCCCTCCTCTTCGGCAAGTTCCTGGCGGGGCTTGGCACCCTGGCCGTGATGCTCCTCGCCCTCCTCCTCCTGGTCCTGGGCCTCGGCGTCTTCACCCTGGGGGTCCCCCCGGGCGGCGAGGAGGTGGGCCGCATCCTCTTCTTCTTCCTGGCCACCCTGGCCTACGCCGGGGTCTGGCTGGCCCTGGGCCTCCTCTTTTCCGTCCTCTTCCGCCAGCCCGCCACCGCCGCCTTGGCCGCCATAGGGGTCTGGCTCTTCTTCGCCGTCTTCTTCCCCATCCTCACCGACCTGGCCGCCAGCGCCTTCCTCCTCCAGGCGGACCCCTTTGACCCGGAAAGCCAGCTCCGCCAGGCCAACCTGGCCCTCTGGTTCTCCCGCCTCTCCCCCAACACCCTCTTCGCCGAGGCCCTCACCGCCATCCTGAACCCGGCGGTGCGCTCCTTAGGCCCCATCCTCATCACCCAGCTGGAAGGGGCCGTTCTGGGCACCCCTCTGCCCCTGGGCCAGAGCCTCCTTCTGGTCTGGCCCCAGCTCACGGGGCTCTTCGCCCTGGCGGTCCTCCTCTTTACCCTGGCCTACGTGGCCTTCCAGCGGCAGGAGGTCAGGGCCTGA
- a CDS encoding ABC transporter ATP-binding protein, which produces MAVIVTRGLTKRYGRVVAVEDLNLEVAEGEVFGLLGPNGSGKTTTILMLLGLTEPTSGEARVLGLDPMREPLKVKAKVGYLPDQVGFYGELTAWENLRYTTRLLGLPEAEAKARIEEVLRRMGLWEVRDRRVSAFSRGMRQRLGLAEVLLKRPKVAILDEPTLGLDPEAAREFLDLIKGLKAEGITVLLSSHLLHQVQEICDRVGLFHRGRLALLGRVEELAARVLGGGYEILVEASPGLKEAFQAVEGVGRVEAEGGRYRVLATRDVRAELARIAVAQGELLALALRRPSLDEVYAHYFKEVAHAA; this is translated from the coding sequence ATGGCGGTCATCGTGACCCGGGGTCTCACCAAGCGCTACGGGCGCGTGGTGGCGGTGGAGGACCTGAACCTGGAGGTGGCGGAAGGGGAGGTCTTTGGCCTCCTGGGCCCCAACGGCTCCGGCAAGACCACCACCATCCTCATGCTCCTGGGCCTCACCGAGCCCACCTCCGGGGAAGCCCGGGTCCTGGGCCTGGACCCCATGCGGGAGCCTTTGAAGGTCAAGGCCAAAGTGGGCTACCTCCCCGACCAGGTGGGCTTCTACGGGGAGCTCACCGCCTGGGAGAACCTGCGCTACACCACGAGGCTTCTGGGCCTACCGGAGGCCGAGGCCAAAGCCCGCATTGAGGAGGTCCTGAGGCGCATGGGCCTTTGGGAGGTAAGGGACCGCCGGGTAAGCGCCTTCAGCCGGGGCATGCGCCAGCGCCTGGGCCTGGCCGAGGTCCTCCTCAAAAGGCCCAAAGTGGCCATCCTGGACGAGCCCACCCTGGGCCTGGACCCGGAGGCGGCCCGGGAGTTTCTGGACCTCATCAAGGGCCTCAAGGCCGAGGGCATCACCGTCCTCCTCTCCAGCCACCTCCTCCACCAGGTCCAGGAGATCTGCGACCGGGTGGGGCTCTTCCACAGGGGCCGCCTGGCCCTCCTCGGGCGGGTGGAGGAGCTTGCCGCCCGGGTGTTGGGCGGCGGGTACGAGATCCTAGTGGAGGCAAGCCCCGGCCTGAAGGAGGCCTTCCAGGCCGTGGAGGGGGTGGGCCGGGTGGAGGCGGAAGGGGGGCGGTACCGGGTCCTGGCCACCCGGGACGTGCGGGCCGAGCTGGCCCGGATCGCCGTGGCCCAGGGGGAGCTCCTAGCCCTCGCCCTCCGCCGCCCCAGCCTGGACGAGGTCTACGCCCACTACTTCAAGGAGGTGGCCCATGCGGCGTGA
- a CDS encoding NEW3 domain-containing protein, producing the protein MARKLLALALIALGVALAQGFRGLSLGTPYPEMGVQPGESVSLTLTLKNHGLPPGVVRLSLAEVPQGWQASLIGGGRLVRAVYLAPDGEATLTLRLQPPKDVKPGAYRFLVRAEGLGQTASLPITLVVGQGLPQRLALEAELPILKGPPTSSFRYRVTLRNESDRDLLVSLEYEAPQGFQVTFTPAFSGQQVTSLPIKAGESKDLDVEVSLPKDTKADTYALTIRAVAGEAKAELGLTLEVTGRPEVRFTTKEGRLSGQVTAGRENPVKLLVKNEGSAPAKNLAFSAFEPSGWEVKFEPDKIDLLEPGKEAEVTARIKPSPKAVTGDYMVTFSLRGDDGLSESLDYRATVVRSTLWGLVGVGLMALALLVLGFAVNRYGRR; encoded by the coding sequence ATGGCGCGGAAACTCCTGGCCCTAGCCCTTATCGCTTTAGGCGTGGCCCTGGCCCAAGGCTTTCGCGGCCTCTCCCTGGGCACCCCCTACCCGGAGATGGGGGTCCAGCCCGGGGAGAGCGTGAGCCTCACCCTCACCCTGAAAAACCACGGGCTTCCCCCGGGGGTGGTGCGCCTCTCCCTGGCCGAGGTGCCCCAGGGCTGGCAGGCGAGCCTGATCGGTGGCGGGCGGCTAGTGCGGGCGGTCTACCTGGCCCCGGACGGCGAGGCCACCCTCACCCTAAGGCTCCAGCCCCCCAAGGACGTGAAGCCCGGGGCCTACCGCTTCCTGGTGCGGGCCGAGGGGCTTGGGCAGACGGCCAGCCTGCCCATAACCCTGGTCGTGGGCCAGGGCCTGCCCCAGAGGCTGGCCCTCGAGGCCGAGCTCCCCATCCTCAAGGGCCCCCCCACCAGTTCCTTCCGCTACCGGGTGACCCTCAGGAACGAGTCTGACCGGGACCTCCTGGTCTCCCTGGAGTACGAGGCCCCCCAGGGCTTCCAGGTCACCTTCACCCCCGCCTTCAGCGGCCAGCAGGTGACGAGCCTGCCCATCAAGGCCGGGGAGAGCAAGGACCTGGACGTGGAGGTCTCCCTGCCCAAGGACACCAAGGCCGACACCTACGCCCTCACCATCCGGGCGGTGGCCGGGGAGGCCAAGGCCGAGCTGGGCCTCACCCTCGAGGTCACGGGCCGCCCCGAGGTCCGCTTCACCACCAAGGAGGGGCGGCTTTCCGGCCAGGTGACGGCGGGCCGGGAGAACCCGGTGAAGCTCTTGGTGAAAAACGAGGGGAGCGCCCCCGCCAAGAACCTCGCCTTCAGCGCCTTTGAGCCCTCGGGCTGGGAGGTGAAGTTTGAGCCCGACAAGATAGACCTCCTGGAGCCCGGCAAGGAGGCCGAGGTCACCGCCCGCATCAAGCCCTCCCCCAAGGCCGTCACCGGCGACTACATGGTGACCTTCTCCCTCAGGGGGGACGACGGGCTTTCCGAGAGCCTGGACTATAGGGCCACCGTGGTGCGCTCCACCCTGTGGGGCCTCGTGGGGGTGGGCCTCATGGCCCTGGCCCTGCTCGTCCTGGGCTTCGCCGTGAACCGCTACGGCCGGAGGTAG
- the speD gene encoding adenosylmethionine decarboxylase has product MELFGFGPHLMIDGYDANPEKLRDAELVRRVLDELPEEMEMTKVLPPFVYSYGPGGEDGVTGVVIIAESHIAIHTFPKKRFLSIDIFSCKAFDMGKALRRLAETFEIGRYETHMIHRGKEFPKDPELARKIVLGEREYLEARVG; this is encoded by the coding sequence GTGGAACTCTTCGGATTCGGTCCGCATCTGATGATTGACGGCTACGACGCCAATCCCGAGAAGCTCCGGGACGCCGAGCTGGTCCGGCGGGTTCTGGACGAGCTCCCCGAGGAGATGGAGATGACCAAGGTGCTTCCCCCCTTCGTCTACAGCTACGGCCCGGGTGGGGAAGACGGCGTGACCGGGGTGGTGATCATCGCCGAGAGTCACATCGCCATCCACACCTTCCCCAAGAAGCGCTTCCTCTCCATTGACATTTTCTCCTGCAAGGCCTTTGACATGGGCAAAGCCCTGCGGAGGCTGGCCGAGACCTTTGAGATCGGTCGCTACGAGACCCACATGATCCACCGCGGCAAGGAGTTCCCCAAGGACCCCGAGCTGGCCCGCAAGATCGTCCTGGGGGAGCGGGAGTACCTGGAAGCCCGGGTGGGCTGA
- the sdhC gene encoding succinate dehydrogenase, cytochrome b556 subunit: protein MYRGREGQWAFYLHRISGLGILVFLMLHVANISSAMWGPEVSNALMKFYHQPVFQVGLLLLIAGVLYHGFNGLRIILMDFTSWGVRYQRQLWYGVWVLFVVFYLPFLIKIGGGILGGGHGD, encoded by the coding sequence ATGTACAGGGGAAGAGAAGGGCAGTGGGCGTTTTACCTGCACCGGATCTCGGGCCTGGGCATCCTGGTCTTCCTCATGCTCCACGTGGCCAACATCAGCAGCGCCATGTGGGGGCCGGAGGTGTCCAACGCCCTCATGAAGTTCTACCACCAGCCCGTGTTCCAAGTGGGGCTCCTTTTGCTCATCGCCGGGGTCCTCTACCACGGGTTCAACGGCCTCAGGATCATCCTCATGGACTTCACCTCGTGGGGGGTGCGCTACCAGCGCCAGCTCTGGTACGGGGTCTGGGTCCTCTTCGTGGTCTTCTACCTGCCCTTTTTGATCAAGATCGGGGGCGGGATTCTGGGAGGCGGCCATGGCGATTAA
- a CDS encoding succinate dehydrogenase hydrophobic membrane anchor subunit → MAIKSKRYQEARLEASTNLELYWWVFMRISGVVLVFLVIGHMWMNAILTDINKINYDYVAQRLSQTTWKIYDWLMLALGLLHGANGLRYVMDDWIRDPAKRFWTKVVVYSLIAFLFALGSFSLFNHDFGVK, encoded by the coding sequence ATGGCGATTAAGTCCAAGCGGTACCAGGAAGCCCGGCTCGAGGCCAGCACCAACCTGGAGCTCTACTGGTGGGTCTTCATGCGCATCTCCGGGGTGGTCCTCGTCTTTCTCGTCATCGGCCACATGTGGATGAACGCCATCCTTACCGACATCAACAAGATCAACTACGACTACGTGGCCCAGAGACTCTCCCAGACCACCTGGAAGATCTACGACTGGCTCATGCTGGCCCTGGGCCTTCTGCACGGGGCCAACGGGCTCCGCTACGTGATGGACGACTGGATCCGGGACCCGGCCAAGCGGTTTTGGACCAAGGTGGTGGTCTACAGCCTCATCGCCTTCCTCTTCGCCTTGGGGAGCTTCAGCCTTTTTAACCACGATTTCGGGGTGAAGTGA
- the sdhA gene encoding succinate dehydrogenase flavoprotein subunit, with product MAHRHEVIVVGAGGAGLTAALYAAREGADVAVGSKLYPTRSHTGAAQGGIGAALGNVEEDHWEWHMFDTVKGGDYLTDQDAAEVFAKEVIEAVIELEHMGLPFDRLPNGKIAQRRFGGHTKDWGKAPVHRAAHAADRTGHMILQTLYQQCVKHNITFYNEFHVTDVILEDGVAKGLVAYELATGELHLFEAKAIVIASGGFGRIYKITSNAYTLTGDLQAILYRKGLPLEDMEFYQFHPTGLYPLGILLTEGARGEGGILRNALGERFMERYAPTIKDLAPRDMVSRAMYLEVREGRGCGPKKDHVLLDLTHLPPEVIEKKLPDITEFSRIYLGVDPLKEPVPVMPTAHYAMGGIPTTLWGQVIQDENNTVVPGLYAAGEAACVSLHGANRLGTNSLGDLVVFGRRAGIHAARFAKDADYHELTEAHLGPSRERIERIKNSKGKERVAALRAELQQSMMDNASVFRTGELLSKQVEVLKELMDRYKNIAIDDKGEAYNTELVEALELGYLLEVSEALVHSALNRTESRGAHAREDYPERDDRNWLKHTLAYKVEDGKVAFRYKPVVLGRFEPKARTY from the coding sequence ATGGCGCACAGACACGAGGTCATCGTGGTGGGCGCGGGCGGGGCGGGCCTCACCGCCGCCCTGTACGCGGCCAGGGAAGGCGCCGATGTGGCGGTGGGCTCCAAGCTCTACCCCACCCGGAGCCACACCGGGGCGGCCCAGGGAGGGATAGGGGCCGCTTTGGGCAACGTGGAGGAGGACCACTGGGAGTGGCACATGTTTGATACGGTCAAGGGGGGGGACTATCTCACCGACCAGGACGCCGCCGAGGTCTTCGCCAAGGAGGTCATTGAGGCGGTCATAGAGCTTGAGCACATGGGCCTTCCCTTTGACCGCCTGCCCAACGGCAAGATCGCCCAGCGCCGCTTCGGCGGCCACACCAAGGACTGGGGCAAGGCCCCGGTGCACCGGGCGGCCCACGCCGCCGACCGCACCGGACACATGATCCTCCAGACCCTCTACCAGCAGTGCGTGAAGCACAACATCACCTTCTACAACGAGTTCCACGTCACCGACGTGATCCTGGAGGACGGGGTGGCCAAGGGCCTGGTGGCCTATGAGCTCGCCACCGGGGAGCTCCACCTCTTTGAGGCCAAGGCCATCGTCATCGCCTCCGGCGGGTTTGGCCGCATCTACAAGATCACCTCCAACGCCTACACCCTCACCGGGGACCTGCAGGCCATCCTCTACCGCAAGGGGCTTCCCCTCGAGGACATGGAGTTCTACCAGTTCCACCCCACCGGGCTTTACCCCTTGGGCATCCTCCTCACCGAGGGGGCCCGGGGCGAGGGGGGGATCCTCCGCAACGCCCTGGGGGAGCGCTTCATGGAGCGCTACGCCCCCACCATCAAGGACCTGGCCCCCAGGGACATGGTCTCCCGGGCCATGTACCTGGAGGTGCGGGAGGGGCGGGGCTGCGGCCCCAAGAAGGACCACGTCCTCCTGGACCTCACCCACCTGCCCCCCGAGGTCATAGAGAAGAAGCTCCCGGATATCACCGAGTTCAGCCGCATCTACCTGGGCGTGGACCCCTTGAAGGAGCCCGTTCCGGTGATGCCCACCGCCCACTATGCCATGGGGGGGATCCCCACCACGCTTTGGGGCCAGGTGATCCAAGACGAGAACAACACCGTGGTCCCCGGCCTCTACGCCGCTGGGGAGGCCGCCTGCGTGAGCCTGCACGGGGCCAACCGCCTGGGGACCAACTCTCTTGGGGACCTGGTGGTCTTCGGTCGCCGGGCGGGGATCCACGCCGCCCGCTTCGCCAAGGACGCCGACTACCACGAGCTCACCGAGGCGCACCTGGGCCCGAGCCGGGAGCGCATTGAACGCATCAAAAACTCCAAGGGCAAGGAGCGGGTGGCCGCCCTCCGGGCCGAGCTCCAGCAGAGCATGATGGACAACGCCTCCGTCTTCCGCACCGGGGAGCTCCTAAGCAAGCAGGTGGAGGTCCTCAAGGAGCTCATGGACCGCTACAAGAACATCGCCATTGACGACAAGGGCGAGGCCTACAACACGGAGCTCGTGGAGGCCCTGGAGCTCGGGTACCTCCTCGAGGTCTCCGAGGCCCTGGTCCACTCGGCCCTGAACCGCACGGAGTCCCGAGGGGCCCACGCCCGGGAGGACTACCCCGAGCGGGACGACCGGAACTGGCTCAAGCACACCCTGGCCTACAAGGTGGAAGACGGCAAGGTGGCCTTCCGCTACAAGCCCGTGGTCCTGGGCCGCTTTGAGCCCAAGGCCCGCACCTACTAG
- a CDS encoding succinate dehydrogenase iron-sulfur subunit gives MQVTLKVLRFDPNKDGKPEWRTYQVEAEPWDRVLDLLHKVKADQDGTLAFRRSCGHGICGSDAMLINGRNRLACKTLVKDLGSVITVEPIRGLPVEKDLIVDMEPFFAAYRAVKPYLINDEPPPQRERLQSPEERERFDHGTKCILCASCTTSCPVFWVNGAYIGPAAIVQAHRFIFDSRDRGKRERFKALGSGSGVWRCRTAYNCTEACPREIPVTQLIEEVKRAILFDRF, from the coding sequence ATGCAGGTTACCCTCAAGGTGCTCCGGTTTGACCCCAACAAGGACGGAAAGCCCGAGTGGCGGACCTACCAGGTGGAGGCCGAGCCCTGGGACCGAGTCCTGGACCTTCTGCACAAGGTGAAGGCGGACCAGGACGGCACTCTGGCCTTTAGGCGGAGCTGCGGCCACGGCATCTGCGGTTCCGACGCCATGCTCATCAACGGCCGAAACCGCCTGGCCTGCAAGACCCTGGTCAAGGACCTGGGGAGCGTCATCACCGTGGAGCCCATCCGGGGGCTTCCCGTGGAGAAGGACCTGATCGTGGACATGGAGCCCTTCTTCGCCGCCTACCGGGCGGTGAAGCCCTACCTCATCAACGACGAGCCCCCGCCCCAGCGGGAGAGGCTCCAGTCCCCGGAGGAAAGGGAACGCTTTGACCACGGCACCAAGTGCATCCTCTGCGCCTCCTGCACCACCAGCTGCCCCGTCTTCTGGGTGAACGGCGCCTACATCGGCCCCGCCGCCATCGTCCAGGCCCACCGCTTCATCTTTGACTCCCGGGACCGGGGAAAGAGGGAGCGCTTCAAGGCCCTGGGCTCGGGGAGCGGGGTCTGGCGGTGCCGCACCGCCTACAACTGCACTGAGGCCTGCCCCCGGGAGATCCCCGTGACCCAGCTCATTGAGGAGGTCAAGCGGGCCATCCTCTTTGACCGGTTCTGA